The Maniola hyperantus chromosome 24, iAphHyp1.2, whole genome shotgun sequence genome contains the following window.
ataataTTTCTTCTTAGTCTTAGCAATTAATCCAAAAGTTTCATTCCTTTCTTTCTTGAAGTTCGATAGAATATCTGTATTATTAgggtttttctttgtttttctccaaatttcatttctcttatttattttattgattacatCTTTATTTATCCAATCCTGTTGCGGTAgattaagtatttttgttttctgtATTGAGCTTTTCTTTACTAAATCTTTAATTGTATTTTCCAGTAAACTGTAATCGTAATTATCAAATGTGACTTCTTTCGAATAAGTTCGCAGGTTTTCATAGTTGATAGTTTCATAGTTGACTTTTCGATGTGATTCtggtttgtaatttttaataccAAGTACAAGTTGTTGATGATCTGAAATTGAAGAGTCCAGTAATGCTACGTGGTAGTTTATATCTTTTAGGTTTGTAATGATATGGTCTAAAATACTATTTGTAGTAGCCGTGGTGCGTGTAGAATACTCTGGCGAtatattgtttataattttgtatCCATTTTCTTCTATCATTTCTTTATACTTTTGTATGTTTCCATCATTAGCTAGAAGGTTAATATTGAAATCACCAAATATTATGGCTCGTTTCCTCTGCCGTAGTTGCGTTTCAAAATCAACCAAAAATGTGTCCATATTTGAATATCCAGGTTTGTACACTAGTCCTATATCCATGTTGTATTTTTCAGTATGAATCCATAAGTAATTGTTACCATTCCTATATACCTCCTGAACTACATTATGTTTTATATTGTTATGTATATAGATTGATACTCCTCCACCAAGTTTATCATTTCTGTAATTATAGTAATGTGTATAGTTAGAAATTTGAAGGTTTTTAGCATCTTGTTCACATTTTATCCAAGTTTCTGTTAAAAGTAATATATGAATCTGTTGTTCAAACGAATTCAAAATACACTTTAACTCATCTAATTTTCCTGGTTTCACAATACTTCTCACAttgctatacaaaaaattaaaggcACATCGTCTTTTATCTAAatctttgtaattttgtaatatCTGGTAGGTTATTTCTTCTTGGTTAGTATTATCATCCGATCGTGTTACTTTTCCTAGTTTTTTGATGATTTCACTATTTTTGGAGtccctttaatatattttatcgtaAGGTTGTTTTCACCAAGTTTTTGCCTGCTTGAAAGTTCTTCTTTTAATTCCTTAAAGTATAATAGCTGTGACGGTGTTCGGTCAGcaaaaacttttatatttttatccttaATATTTCCCTTGTTTTGGAGAATTTTTCTGGATTCCGCAgttgtattaaataaaacctaatatatgttttattatttactttaaaatgatttttttaaatgtaatgtAGTAATTCAACACATTACTAAATGACAATCGCACGGTCTCTTCGGAGGTAAGTTTGCAAATGGGTTAGTTCAACGTGCTTAAAAAATCTGGCAAGTGctagttggactcgcacacaaagggttccgtaccatcctacACGATAATATATTAACCATAATGACAACTCTcgatctattacggttcacaggTTCTGTACAGGCTACAGCCTGCTAACAGACAGAAATGGATGTATTTATCAGTCATTGAAgtacaaatacttttttatatttattttcttatcagTCAATCGCGCAGATACGTATGTAAATATGAGCAGCTGGCGAAGACGCGGTATAAAATTTACACTTTTTGTCAaaatcctttttaaccgacttcaaaagaggagaaggttctcaattcgtcggatctCTTCTTTCGTTACCCAGAAtctagtaaaaaaccggccaagtgcgagtcaggctcgcacaccgagggttccgtagtacagtcgtattttttcgacattttgcacgataaatcaaaaactatgattcataaaaataaaaaaatactaattattagttcatgaccacaattttttttgtgtgtgatgtgaccacaaactcacggtttttagattctgcccctaaagccagctgtaagacccacctacctaccaaatttcatcattcttggtcaacgggaagtaccctgtaggtttcttgacagacagacagacagacaacaaagtgagagagataagggttccgtttttccttttaaggtacagaaccctaaaaattagaccTTCCATTCacaaaaaaaggattttaaGAAATTTCCAAGCTAAGCCGAGACCAGTTAGCTGTCTCGGAATAAAAAACCAATCAGATATTACAAActcattttttattcaaaatctgcTGAATCTCAAATAAGCTTCTTCCCTTCGTCTCCACAACGCAAAATGTTGAGAATAATACGGAACAAAAACACGTCCCTGAGAAGAACCAGAACGCAACATGTCCTCCGATCCTATCAATCAAGGCTCCAAACGCTGTGGTGATTAGGAAACCGGCTGCCGCTGATGACGTCATGCATACAGCTGATCCTTTACTCCTTACATTGCTTGTAAACATCTCTCCCATAAGAACATGTGGAATTACTCCAAgccctgaaaaaaaaattggtcaagtgcgagtcggactctcacacaacgttttacgtaacgaCGGTTCCGTAACGTACAAAAAACAActcttttaactttttttattttcatggcggccattttgaaatttttactatttgCTGTTATACCGGACACACACTCTGTggaaatttcaattctctaacACGAGATACAGCTTGCTGAGAGACAGATGAATGGACTGACGGATGGaagaacggacggacggacggccagCGGGGGCTTAGTAAAAGGATCCCGTAGGCagtcttcgggtacggaaccctaaaaattgtaacATAATTATCTTTTGATGTCCTCCCTGCGATGTGGTCTTAGAATGACGgcttgggttcgattcccggcaggtgcaatttataatatacagtgccatatcccttccaagttagcccgcttccatcatagacagcatcatcatccccagatcgcagtcaagggctaacatgtatgtgaataaaaaagatataattaatcagtacctacccttattataaattcaaaagtgtgtttgtttgttggtgtgttggtttatccatcaatcacgtcgcagtgattttttgcatggctatagataaagacctggagagtgacataggctactttttatcccggaaaatcaaagagttcccacgggatttttgaatcccgggcatcagctagtaagtaattataatcttaatctatatatataaaattcaaagtcctgattgactgacagactgacttataatatatcaacgcactgcctaaaccgctggttctagagacatgaaatttgaggGAGTGTTCTTTTTAAAgagtaggcatccactaagaaaggatttttggaaattccacccctaagtgggttaaataggggatgaaagtttgtaggaaatttcgtaatttttaagttacttgcataaaaattggtatttggtttgtcggtcacaaatgaagaaatacgtgttccaggatttttggaaattcaacccccacctctattgTCACctcgaaattccacccgagcgaagccggggcgggtcagctagtaatgaatataAAGCAGCAGCCTATAATtggtgataatttaaaaacctaaatccacgcggacggtgTAGAGGATAAAAGTTATTACAGTCATAAACCTTGAAAATTTACCTGAAACGCCTAAATTTTATGTAATGAGTAAGGCTGTACAATACAAAAACCAATAAAAAGATTACGTTTTTTAGAATTCCGCGCCTCATTTAAGTGGAAAAAAACACCTAAAGGATGACATGTCAGTCTGAGCAATGGTAATACGAAGCGGCGTaatgggctgattacacctaccgagtagtgaagcgagacagtaaaatgtcactcggccgagacagtgctgtggtggccgtttatatatgtatttcgaaattgcgccgagcactcgtaagtgtttataccaaccgagtactcggccgaggacaactgactcgccactgtactcgttaggtgtaaccGTACCATAAATGTCGTaactaatggtacgattacacctaccgagtagtgaagcgagacagtaaaatgtcactcggccgagacagtgctgtggctgagaaattgtggcgaaattgcactcgttaaagtgtttaaacaccaaccgagtactcggccgaggacactgactcgccactgtactcgttaggtgtaatcgtaccattaggaAAAGTTATacgtaactatagtacgcgacaggttatggcaattggggtatgaggcagagggacgccccgcacacccgcatttTATCCGCActagcccgcaccgggtaagcgcgggggctatgcgggtgtgcgaggcgttccctccccgattgccatctcgatctgtcgccgACTATACCTATCGCTCAGTGATAATCAAATGTTGGGATTAAAAGCAGGCCCCGATAAAATACTGAGATGAGATAccaaaagtaagtacttaagaTAAATACTACTGTCTATGAGAGATAACTTctaagcaaaaaaccggccaagtgccagtcagactcgcgcactgagggttctgtactacaatcgtattttacacgacattttgcacgataaatcaaaaacagttatgcctaaaaataaataaaaatctgttttagaatgtaccagtaaagccctttcatatgacaccgcactttgtatagtaatcttactttgaaagttgaaaataacaatatttgttcatggatatattttacttattttcttgtgatgtaaccacaaattcacggtttttagattttgccattcatgtctgctataagactaccttcctgccaaatttcatgaatctaggtcaacgggaagtacccaataggtttctagacagatggaccgccagacagacagagagtcagacagacagacaacggaaccctaaaaatcagtcaagtgagAGTAGGACTCGCAAACGAAgacgtcatcattatcatcatcaaccaatagacgtccactgctggacataggtctcttgtagggacttacacacgccacggtcttgcgccgcctgaatccagcagctccctgcggactcgtctgatgtcgtccacctagtggggggtcttccaacgctgcgccttccggtgcgaggtcgccattccagcaccttgggagtggaacttgggaccctaacgtctgTCGGTTTTCCGAAAcatgtgccctgcccaatgccacttcagcttcgcaacccgttgagctatgtcaagatctcttcatttctgatttgatcacgtagagaaactccaagcatagctctcttcagaAAAGTTCCGTagttaccatcgtacaaaaaacaacactttttttaatatttatgacggccattttgaatcacgagatacaacccgctgacagacagacagacggacggacggacggacagcggagtcttaataTATATAGGGTCCCGCAATTTTCgatatgtatttaataattatttagaaaattccttaaagtgtaggtaaaatacCACCATTATAAAAGATAGGGTCCCGCTGGCAccgttcgggtacggaaccctaaaaagaagaaaaacacGTGTAAAATTATTAGGCACTTACCACATTCAAAGCCAATGAAAAATACGATCAAGATAGCTAGAGGTAACCATTTCACATCACTCACTATGGGATTTTGTATGTGATCCAAGTAAAAGTATAGGCCAAGAAAGAACTGAAAAAAAACCATAGGTACTATTCAGATTATCCACAATTGGGTAcctattttactacttttgaatttgataaatattattactttattataaactaggatgaaaataatgacgtacgctgaaaaaaatattaaaatccagcaatgatttacaaaattacaggcattttaattttggagtgggagggtcttctatccctttctcgcaaaacgagaatttgtatgaaaccgcacgaagctactatagcatttgtcaaaatgacgtcataattctatattgctatctctgtctaatcagaaatatttaaatgcttataacttttttattattaattcgatttaattagttttttcagtttacgtcattatttttatcctagtccatactaatactcGTGTGCTAATATTAcgtgcttttcacggcccatccgttcaaccgatttggatgaaatttggtatagagatagcttgcatcccagggaaggacataggctacttgtttatcccagaaaatcaaagagttcccacgggatttgtaaaaacctaaatccacgtggacgaagtcgcgggcagtcttctaaatatataaaaggaaagggtgactgactgactgactgactgactgactgactgactgactgactgactgactgatctatcaacgcacagctcaaactactggacggatcgggctaaaatttggcatgcagatagctattatgacgtaggcatccgctaagaaaggatttttgaaaattcaacccctaagggggtgaaataggggtttgaaatttgtgaagtccacgcggacgaagtcgcgagcataagctagtttataataaagtaataaaaaaattggagtcaaatacccaattggctGTTTTTtaaagtgtatcctgtattcttactctctgtaattttgttaacaataaagttgtttaaagtaaaattaaattaaattattccaTCATACTTtcatccacactaatattataaactagatgatgcccgcgactttgtcggcgtggatttaggtttctaaaaatccattggaaaccctttgattttccggggtaaaatcAGCCTATGACCTTcctcaggatgtaagctatctctgtactaaatttcgtcaaaatcggtgaacggatgggccgtgaaaggctagcagacagacagacagacacacttccgcatatataatattagtatggatgttggCATCCGCAACTACCCTGATCCATTAAAATGTAATATCTTTTTATGGTGTAGATACAAATGTAGTACATTTTACTAAgtattgtggcggttgccacagtagaatctagatggcgctgttcaatcgataacttttcatgacgtagtcccgaacaaatgtaccgccgacagtactcacactaacggagttttctgcaatctggactataaatatagaagtttcaagatacaaccgtcgatcctgcacaccgctcccgtacacttACCATACTTAAAGAGCAAATGGCACTTGATATCGTAAGCAACATTTTTCTCCCAGCTCTTTCAACGAGAACTGTGCTAATAGCAGTACCAGTCAATTGAAACCCTGCTATAATAAGCATAGACAAACTGGCGTCAAGCTTAGAACCGGccatatcaaaaataattgaTGCAAAAAATATAACTGCCATAATCCCACTGCAGTGTTGTAGAATATTAACTGCTACTACTATAAACAGTGCTCTACTATTGCTTCTTATAGAAAATAGCTCTTGCCAGTCTTTTTTGCTCGACAATTCATGAAATTCCTTTTTTGCTTCCACTAATGTCTCTACATCATCATCTCTTCCTAATTGTTGGAGAACTTTTCTTAATGCTTTCTCAtcacctataaaataaaaacattcgctaaataatttcaaatacatatcaaaaattgcggaccggttaggtaaaatattataaaaatatagtaaaaacgctaatcacttagcatcaggtgacccgcctgctcatttgctcgctatttttattaaatcctctacaacctctcgcactgccaagggccactggtagagatctctcatagagataagtgcttctctgttcacttttactctctttttctctttattgtaaatgtttttagtactttaaaaaaattagtttacAAGCacttatacaggttgtaaccagaacgctagcaaaaacttagcgttattgttataatacctaaacaaaatccattaccaataaccatttgcctcattttgtagttttagtgatttaatatttttaaacccGCATGCAAACCTCGGGTCAttgccccgcttacgacgcggaattgactccgagtgacctactaacgtaacgttcgttgacctctggcgtcagtcagattttttatttgcaatatatcataatttttttaaaaacaataggATTTAGGAAATAGGAATGCACTTCCGGTCGAAATAAGACGCTCCAAATCGCTGGCAATCTTTAAAAACCGTGTCAAGAAACACTATCTGTCACTGTAGATTTTCTGCCATAACTatatgtacagttagctatgtagtatgtattatttatttaattatactatattgattttatatagtatttatatacatgtatatattatattatgttttatagtATGTACCAATTAGAGTGTAtatgtttatatatacctatatatatttatatatatattttatttatagctacattgcgattccccgtcttacagttctataaattcttaagtatgggttgcctggaagagatcactttagtgataaggtcgccctttgttttttaagtgtatcctgtattcttactctctgtaaatctattaacaataaagttgttttaaattaaaattaaattaaaattaaattttttatttattttttcgcggtTTTCTTTATGCTagcatatcagtaatcatcagtactatcaggcctgtcttcgtttttgctagcgtactGGTTACACACTGTATTTATATGGATTACCTTTCAACATATGAAATATTGGTGTTTCAGGTATAGTTAGTGCTGCCACTGTAAAAGCAAGACTTATGCCTGCTCCAACAAAAGTCGTTCCTGCGTATGTAAGAAAGTAGCCAGTTGTGAGGACCATTATAGATCCACATACTATTGATATTCCAACACCTGTCAAAAGAATGCCTCTATTGTTCGTAGACCTGCAAAACGAACAATCTGTATACagttatctaaatgataaaagggcgtggatttgacctgcagctcgttccagcaacgcacaagactgcaaatacttttgtatacatggcataatcttgtacctatatcaaatatttgaaaagagcaaccgccgagtttcttgctggttcttctcggtaggaaaggcattccgaaccagtggtagatgcatccgactattcgaaagtacttgtaaaagtttatttgaataaaaaagatttttatttcatttttattttattttagtgtgTCTGGTTACCGATGTCGCACCCGTTAAGGGTAGGTAAGCGACACAAACAATTTTATCgacaaatcatatttttttttaatcaactttGTGAAAAAGGcagccattttaattttcatttcgaCTTAGCAAGGGTACTTGCATTTTAGTTAGCAATTTCTCATGATATAGCAGTCATACAGACACAAAACTAGCTTTGTTCGATAGCTAAAAATGTACCCAACAAATTAGTTGCAagtttatatcatcatcatcatcatgatcaacccatcgccggctcactacagagcacgggtctcctctcagagggagaagggttttggcaatagtctaccacgctggccatgtgcggattggtagatttcacacacctttgaaaacaataTGGACAACTCTCGAacatgcagattttctcacgatgttttccttcacagttaaagcaagtgatatttaattacttaaaacgcacatgactccgaaaagttagaggtgcgtgcccgggatcgaacccccgagctccgattagaaggcggacgtcctaactactaggctatcacaacttactAGGACTAAACCGGGTTTTTTGTTACAGAAATCCAACTTATCCTGCATACGTTCGGAGTCAGACTCTGGGTCGGACAAACTGTCGCTGAGACAATGCCTGTAAGCAGCCCTCTAAAACattacatatatattataacagctgtgatagcctagtccgCGTCCTATCACAGCTGTTATATAtgttatgtttaaatttgaagtaattaagttaagtaattcagaagttataaggctctgacaaacggatggacggacggacggataaaTGCAATTTCTCTCAAGTTctccgggcgagtttccacccctatgtcgtcaacattccgtcttcgcgtacgaaacgctttgcgtcatcattccttagagtagggtctggaatactcttcctagatcagtgtttcctgcaaATTATagtccgggtatctttaaaacaaaagtgtataggcaccttctaggcaaacgcgtccaatcttaggccacatcatcacttcccatcgtGTGCtggtggtcaagcgtgcgcctataatgaattaaaaaaaagtagattCAGAGACTTGCTTCGCTCGATCAAAAAGAAGACATACTAACGCAATTTCCCCAATATACACCACGCTCATAACACTAAGGATGCCAGCACCAAATCCAGATAAGATCCTGCCGCAATACAGCACAGCAAGAGATTTCGCTGTCGCTAAGACAATATAGCCTATTGTAGCGATCAACCCGCCCAGGATTAGGCAAGGCTTTCGACCCTTGACGTTGGAGAGCCATCCCATTATGTATGGACCTAGAAGAAGGTACAAAAAACACTGAAAATAGTAGAAAAACCAGTAGGTCaa
Protein-coding sequences here:
- the LOC138404012 gene encoding facilitated trehalose transporter Tret1-like — protein: MILEITGKKRQVLASMCVYIGITLIGFTISWTVPILSKLQDPKQSPLPKWLTDTQLSLVASLLYLGSIPGPYIMGWLSNVKGRKPCLILGGLIATIGYIVLATAKSLAVLYCGRILSGFGAGILSVMSVVYIGEIASTNNRGILLTGVGISIVCGSIMVLTTGYFLTYAGTTFVGAGISLAFTVAALTIPETPIFHMLKGDEKALRKVLQQLGRDDDVETLVEAKKEFHELSSKKDWQELFSIRSNSRALFIVVAVNILQHCSGIMAVIFFASIIFDMAGSKLDASLSMLIIAGFQLTGTAISTVLVERAGRKMLLTISSAICSLSMFFLGLYFYLDHIQNPIVSDVKWLPLAILIVFFIGFECGLGVIPHVLMGEMFTSNVRSKGSAVCMTSSAAAGFLITTAFGALIDRIGGHVAFWFFSGTCFCSVLFSTFCVVETKGRSLFEIQQILNKK